One segment of Candidatus Taylorbacteria bacterium DNA contains the following:
- a CDS encoding peptidoglycan-binding domain-containing protein — MKKMGITKILPYALAIVLASSLALVSNVFAFTNGEDDGGVANPPQSITVPDPDISNGQDDSSGGPNTGVPGTVVGDIRNGDDDSPFVPVPPDNPGDIDGEITNGDDDTSVATTPPGEDGNPEIIDNGVIRRGGGGGSRPSFSNGTPGTSINVGLPSAGSVGDCIHMDKYLRQGADNDPSEVRKLQMFLHDNQGFNVDVTGDFDDQTLAAVNAFQGTYLEEVMGPWGEVVPSGQVYISTVKKINELSCKIVLTFTAEDYAIFAAYKKAVAEGVAVPAETPASGSFFGGGESIPTAETIPSTIDTNGNGVTGEIGKINLEDNKASASSASVGFGTRIANFFRGIFNFFLGR, encoded by the coding sequence ATGAAAAAAATGGGAATTACTAAAATCTTGCCTTATGCATTGGCGATTGTCCTTGCTTCGAGCTTGGCACTAGTATCCAATGTGTTTGCATTCACAAATGGAGAAGACGATGGGGGAGTAGCAAATCCGCCCCAATCAATCACAGTGCCTGACCCCGATATTTCTAACGGGCAAGATGATAGTTCCGGTGGTCCCAACACTGGTGTTCCCGGAACGGTTGTTGGAGATATCAGGAATGGTGACGATGATTCTCCGTTTGTTCCCGTTCCTCCCGACAATCCGGGAGACATAGATGGAGAAATTACAAATGGAGATGATGATACTTCAGTTGCTACGACTCCTCCCGGCGAGGATGGAAATCCGGAAATCATCGACAACGGAGTTATCAGACGTGGAGGGGGAGGAGGCTCTCGGCCGTCGTTTTCCAACGGAACTCCTGGGACTAGTATAAATGTGGGACTGCCTTCTGCTGGAAGCGTGGGAGACTGCATTCACATGGATAAGTACTTGAGGCAGGGCGCAGACAATGACCCCTCAGAAGTTCGAAAACTTCAGATGTTCTTGCATGACAATCAAGGATTCAATGTAGATGTGACCGGTGATTTTGACGATCAGACCCTTGCGGCTGTGAACGCATTTCAAGGAACGTATCTCGAAGAGGTAATGGGACCCTGGGGCGAAGTCGTTCCTTCTGGACAGGTCTACATCTCGACCGTAAAAAAAATCAACGAGCTCTCTTGCAAGATAGTTCTTACTTTTACGGCAGAGGATTATGCTATCTTTGCCGCATACAAGAAAGCGGTTGCGGAAGGCGTAGCTGTTCCAGCAGAAACTCCTGCTTCAGGCTCCTTCTTTGGAGGAGGGGAATCAATTCCGACTGCAGAAACAATTCCATCAACTATTGACACAAACGGAAACGGAGTCACCGGTGAAATCGGAAAAATCAATCTGGAAGATAACAAAGCATCCGCGTCATCCGCATCAGTCGGATTTGGAACAAGAATTGCAAATTTCTTCAGGGGAATCTTCAATTTTTTCCTTGGTAGGTAG
- a CDS encoding valine--tRNA ligase — translation MIPEKLLKPYDPKETESRIYKLWEESGFFNPDNLPVDRFDSNAKPFSIIMPPPNANGHLHAGHALFITLEDIMTRYKRLRGYRTLWAPGADHAGFETQIVYELKLEKEGHSRFKMDPKELYQEIMAFTLENKKFMEAEVRAMGASCDWSREKFTLDDSVIKEVHKTFKKMYDDGLVYRGERIVNWCSKHVTSLSDVETENVEKKDSFYYLKYGPFTIATARPETKFGDKYVVMHPSDMRYANYKDGEKIPLEWINGPITATVIKDEAIDMEFGTGVMTITPWHDAVDFAIAERHNLDKEQIIDKFGKLLPIAGEFAGMKIAAARPKIVEKLKEKGLLVKVEENYVHNVPVCYKCETPIEPQILPQWFVKMKPLADMALKAVEEGKIVFYPDNYRKIFEYWMKNSIDWNISRQIVWGISIPAKICETCGHGVPDLEDEIVKCPKCEGNVRADTDTFDTWFSSGQWPLIMLGFPDGKDFKTFYPTDVMETGSDLIFKWVPRMVIFGLYLAHDVPFRTVYLHGLVNDAKGKKMSKSKGNVINPKDLTDKFGTDALRIGLVVGNTPGTDLALSEDKIRGYKNFANKLWNITRFVMENTGGKKEDNNVLEGGAGDAKLQDELQVLLEDVTRDMDSYRFYLAAEKLYHYAWHTFADKILEESKVIFEKGSPSAMRERRQFLLQTLDKLLIALHPFMPFVTEELWSGVLHTEDSKKLLMIEKWPTDNI, via the coding sequence GTGATTCCGGAAAAACTCCTAAAACCGTACGACCCGAAAGAAACGGAAAGCCGAATTTACAAGCTCTGGGAAGAGAGCGGTTTTTTTAATCCCGATAATCTCCCTGTCGACCGTTTTGACTCAAACGCTAAACCTTTTTCCATCATCATGCCTCCGCCGAACGCGAACGGCCATCTTCACGCTGGTCACGCCCTCTTCATTACCCTCGAGGACATCATGACCCGATACAAGAGACTCCGCGGATACAGAACGCTGTGGGCTCCCGGAGCAGACCACGCCGGATTTGAAACCCAGATTGTCTATGAGCTTAAGCTCGAAAAAGAAGGTCACTCCCGTTTCAAAATGGACCCCAAGGAGCTCTACCAAGAGATCATGGCCTTCACCCTGGAAAACAAGAAATTCATGGAAGCTGAAGTTCGAGCGATGGGGGCCTCCTGCGACTGGTCGCGGGAAAAATTCACCCTGGACGACTCGGTAATCAAAGAAGTCCACAAGACTTTCAAAAAAATGTACGACGATGGACTCGTGTATCGGGGGGAGCGAATCGTCAATTGGTGCTCAAAGCATGTCACATCGCTGTCCGATGTCGAAACTGAAAACGTTGAGAAAAAAGATTCTTTCTACTATTTGAAATACGGCCCCTTCACAATTGCCACCGCGAGACCCGAGACAAAATTTGGAGACAAGTACGTCGTGATGCATCCAAGCGATATGAGGTACGCAAACTACAAAGATGGCGAGAAGATTCCCCTCGAATGGATAAATGGTCCGATTACTGCGACCGTAATAAAGGACGAAGCCATAGATATGGAATTCGGAACGGGAGTAATGACAATCACCCCTTGGCACGACGCTGTGGACTTTGCAATCGCGGAGAGGCACAACCTCGACAAAGAGCAGATTATCGACAAGTTCGGGAAGCTTCTTCCGATTGCGGGTGAATTTGCGGGGATGAAAATCGCCGCAGCGAGACCAAAAATTGTCGAGAAGCTGAAAGAAAAGGGCCTGCTTGTTAAAGTGGAAGAAAATTATGTCCACAATGTGCCTGTTTGCTATAAATGCGAAACGCCGATTGAGCCCCAGATACTGCCTCAATGGTTCGTCAAAATGAAACCGCTTGCGGACATGGCTTTGAAAGCCGTCGAGGAGGGAAAGATTGTTTTTTATCCTGACAATTACCGGAAAATATTTGAGTACTGGATGAAAAACTCGATTGACTGGAACATCTCGAGACAAATCGTCTGGGGCATATCGATACCGGCCAAAATCTGCGAGACGTGCGGGCATGGAGTGCCTGATCTCGAAGACGAGATTGTAAAATGCCCGAAGTGCGAAGGAAATGTGCGCGCCGACACGGACACGTTCGACACATGGTTCTCCTCGGGACAGTGGCCTCTTATAATGTTGGGATTCCCCGACGGCAAAGACTTCAAAACATTTTATCCGACCGATGTCATGGAAACCGGCTCCGATCTTATCTTCAAGTGGGTACCCCGAATGGTTATCTTCGGGTTGTATCTCGCTCACGATGTGCCTTTCAGGACAGTCTACCTTCATGGACTCGTGAATGACGCCAAGGGCAAAAAAATGTCAAAGAGCAAGGGCAATGTGATAAATCCCAAAGATTTAACCGATAAATTTGGAACCGATGCTCTGCGCATCGGACTTGTTGTGGGCAACACGCCCGGAACTGACCTCGCCCTGTCGGAAGACAAAATCAGGGGCTACAAAAATTTCGCGAACAAGCTCTGGAACATTACTCGATTTGTTATGGAAAATACCGGGGGCAAGAAGGAAGACAATAACGTATTGGAAGGAGGCGCAGGCGACGCAAAACTTCAGGATGAACTCCAGGTGCTTCTCGAAGATGTGACGAGAGACATGGACAGTTATCGCTTTTACCTTGCCGCGGAAAAATTATATCACTATGCATGGCACACTTTTGCCGACAAGATTCTGGAAGAAAGCAAAGTAATTTTTGAAAAAGGCTCGCCGTCAGCTATGCGAGAACGCCGGCAATTCCTCTTGCAAACGCTCGACAAGCTCTTAATCGCCTTGCACCCCTTCATGCCTTTTGTCACGGAGGAGCTATGGAGCGGAGTGCTCCACACGGAAGACAGCAAAAAGTTATTGATGATAGAAAAGTGGCCGACAGATAACATATGA
- a CDS encoding PrsW family glutamic-type intramembrane protease, whose product MAIANTIAYSLIGGIIPALIWLWFWLKEDHHPEPKRLIIYAFLAGMLMVPLVIPFQQYVQATIFPGDISSPSLFHGPTVFTPFVPLLTRLFPMQVWLIILWAGLEELFKFIAAYFVVLRRKDDNEPVDKIIYLITVALGFSALENALFIFNPLFDGNYSLSFITSNLRFVGATLLHTICSASIGVALGLAFYKSRLSKFLHLLGGFAVALALHTSFNLFIINSKDEINFAVFYFVWLSIIILLLFFEKIKSVININAAHSEKASSQ is encoded by the coding sequence ATGGCTATCGCAAACACAATTGCATATAGTTTGATAGGTGGCATCATTCCCGCCTTGATTTGGCTTTGGTTTTGGCTTAAGGAAGACCATCATCCCGAGCCCAAACGCCTCATCATCTACGCATTCCTCGCGGGCATGCTCATGGTGCCCTTGGTTATTCCATTTCAGCAATATGTGCAGGCCACGATTTTTCCCGGAGATATCTCGTCTCCGAGTCTTTTTCACGGACCAACTGTCTTCACTCCCTTCGTTCCCCTTCTCACACGCCTATTTCCTATGCAAGTTTGGCTTATCATTTTGTGGGCGGGACTCGAAGAGCTTTTCAAATTTATTGCGGCCTATTTTGTCGTCTTGAGGAGAAAAGACGACAATGAGCCGGTGGACAAAATTATTTATCTTATAACAGTGGCCTTGGGCTTCTCCGCGCTCGAAAACGCCCTTTTCATATTCAATCCCCTCTTTGACGGCAATTATAGTTTGAGTTTTATTACCAGCAACCTGCGCTTCGTGGGAGCTACCCTCTTGCACACTATCTGTTCTGCCTCAATTGGAGTTGCACTCGGCCTTGCCTTCTACAAGAGCCGTTTATCAAAGTTCCTCCACCTGTTAGGCGGATTTGCCGTGGCTCTCGCCTTGCATACTTCCTTTAATTTATTTATAATAAACAGCAAGGATGAGATCAACTTCGCAGTCTTCTATTTTGTCTGGCTCTCGATTATTATTCTCCTTCTCTTTTTTGAAAAAATTAAAAGCGTCATTAACATAAATGCGGCTCATAGCGAAAAAGCATCTTCGCAATGA
- a CDS encoding Hsp20/alpha crystallin family protein yields MKDRRSFFERLTGSVHVDEMEEEALETRKVPRSDWKEETEADSDGQLTVDVYQNPTDIIIRTMVAGVRPEDLDISITREMVTIKGKRESGREISEQDYFFKELYWGTFSRTILLPQEVEVEDAEATEKFGLLTLRLPKINKEKQTKLKVKSNT; encoded by the coding sequence ATGAAAGATAGAAGATCATTTTTCGAACGTCTAACCGGCTCTGTCCATGTTGACGAAATGGAAGAAGAGGCTCTGGAAACGCGAAAGGTGCCCCGCAGTGACTGGAAAGAAGAGACCGAAGCGGATAGCGACGGTCAGCTTACCGTTGATGTGTACCAAAATCCAACCGACATCATCATTAGAACGATGGTGGCAGGAGTGCGACCGGAAGATTTGGATATTTCCATAACGCGAGAAATGGTGACAATCAAGGGAAAACGGGAATCCGGCCGAGAGATATCCGAGCAGGATTATTTTTTCAAAGAGCTCTATTGGGGAACATTTTCGAGAACGATTCTCCTTCCTCAAGAAGTGGAAGTTGAGGATGCGGAAGCCACGGAGAAATTTGGACTCTTGACACTGCGATTGCCGAAAATAAATAAAGAGAAGCAAACGAAGCTCAAGGTGAAGTCGAATACGTAA
- a CDS encoding class F sortase, translated as MIAMNTATGKKIFSIILIAVSALFLVPFLHQESKVDSNEKTVQSTLIKPTRLKIPSINVDVEVGTVGLTPDGAMEAPDDPLHVAWFSLGTLPGEKGSAVIAGHWGWKNGIAAIFDNLDRLRKGDKIYVEDGEGKVVSFEVKESREYDKDAYAPEVFKSEVGVHLNLVTCVGDWDKSKKSYSKRLVVFADMVP; from the coding sequence ATGATTGCAATGAATACAGCCACAGGAAAAAAAATATTTTCAATAATTCTAATTGCAGTGTCCGCGCTTTTCCTAGTTCCATTTCTGCATCAGGAGAGCAAAGTTGACAGTAACGAAAAAACCGTTCAGTCAACTTTAATCAAACCTACGCGCCTGAAGATTCCAAGCATCAATGTTGATGTTGAAGTCGGAACTGTCGGTCTTACGCCGGATGGCGCTATGGAGGCGCCTGACGACCCTCTTCACGTTGCCTGGTTTTCTCTAGGAACACTCCCAGGGGAGAAAGGTAGTGCCGTCATCGCGGGTCATTGGGGCTGGAAAAACGGTATTGCGGCGATATTCGATAATTTAGACAGATTGCGCAAAGGAGACAAAATATACGTTGAAGACGGCGAGGGCAAGGTTGTCTCCTTTGAAGTGAAAGAAAGTCGAGAGTATGATAAAGACGCCTATGCGCCGGAGGTTTTTAAGTCCGAAGTTGGCGTGCATCTTAATCTTGTTACCTGCGTGGGCGATTGGGATAAATCAAAAAAAAGCTACAGTAAACGGCTGGTAGTGTTCGCCGATATGGTACCGTAA
- a CDS encoding ice-binding family protein, translating to MRKYFDARLILSLLVFLMSGTVASADYRAPVNLETADNFAVLAGISITNTGDSVINGDVGVGPGTVLSGFGHGSVIGTLHVADVPVASAKADLARAARDILGRTQGATVPSELGGTIQTPGIYASADGTFAINGKLTLDAKGDPNAVFIFKTTSTLATARRSEVVLAGGAQACNVFWAVGDSVNLGEQSILRGNILALTTASLSTGAVVEGRVLAEKGTVSLNGNIITRATCAPPPTSSQPADTIATPPLISILQVPSPLSLPEGPGSVTYTYTVLNVGKVAIGNVTVGDDKCASVNLISGDTNSDSKLDIKEKWTYRCTARVTQTTTNIGTAVGFSNGLSAIDSAVAKVTVGVSFPAPLISVIKTPDRFVLPIGGGDVTYTYVATNPGTVALSNVSVADNTCNTLSVPSGDFNENSLLDTGESWVYTCTMHVSDNSVSTVTATADGSGNGLTAIDYALTTVVVASPNLVKFPHFANNDDKTAPVLFDVAINPASNNNSDAPLVILIAFVLLATLFAIWAIRKKEKRLLQFIFLGSALFLLLFFFTIGNQPPVSEPAPSLPSTGSTLPTIGRLKIPNLNIDAPIVPVGLTTGGLMDVPSGYGEVGWFNLGARIGGVGSAVIDGHTGFLLDGKAEVFNKLIQMVEGDKLTVVDEKGKTLTFAVREIRIYKSDADASDVFSSSDGGIHLNIITCLLGSWDESIQDFTKRLVIFTDLVPNSVAIVPPAISPVGIAPQGVSLGSPFTFTRSLTIGSTGDDVVALQKFLIANHFLNIPTPTGYFGPITRSAVVSWQTANAILPPTGFFGPISLGRLNSILSKQSGVQFPITGNEDASPN from the coding sequence ATGAGAAAATATTTTGACGCACGCCTCATACTTTCGCTACTCGTTTTTTTGATGAGCGGAACTGTGGCGTCTGCAGACTATAGAGCTCCGGTAAATCTGGAAACAGCCGACAATTTTGCGGTGTTAGCGGGCATTTCAATTACAAATACGGGCGACTCTGTAATAAATGGTGATGTCGGCGTTGGTCCCGGAACTGTGCTCTCCGGATTCGGGCACGGATCCGTTATCGGGACTTTGCATGTGGCAGATGTTCCGGTCGCCTCTGCAAAAGCGGACTTGGCGAGAGCGGCGAGAGACATCCTTGGGCGAACGCAAGGCGCAACCGTGCCTTCAGAGCTTGGCGGAACAATTCAAACTCCCGGAATATATGCATCCGCAGACGGCACTTTTGCGATAAATGGTAAGCTCACGCTCGATGCCAAAGGCGACCCCAACGCAGTTTTTATATTTAAAACTACTTCGACTCTCGCAACCGCGCGGAGAAGCGAGGTGGTTCTTGCGGGCGGGGCCCAAGCTTGCAACGTTTTTTGGGCTGTCGGCGATTCGGTGAACCTCGGAGAACAATCAATCTTAAGAGGAAATATTTTAGCTTTGACCACTGCTTCACTTTCAACTGGAGCAGTCGTGGAGGGACGGGTCCTTGCGGAAAAGGGGACGGTTAGTTTGAATGGCAACATCATTACCAGAGCGACGTGCGCGCCTCCTCCTACGTCAAGTCAACCGGCAGACACTATTGCTACCCCTCCGCTTATTTCCATTTTGCAAGTGCCAAGCCCTCTCTCCTTGCCCGAGGGTCCTGGATCGGTCACCTACACGTACACAGTTTTGAATGTCGGGAAAGTTGCGATTGGGAATGTTACGGTAGGTGATGACAAGTGCGCCTCGGTCAATCTCATTTCCGGCGACACGAATAGCGATTCTAAACTTGATATCAAGGAGAAATGGACGTACCGATGCACTGCGAGAGTTACGCAGACCACCACAAATATTGGGACTGCAGTCGGTTTTTCCAATGGTTTGTCCGCGATTGATTCGGCGGTTGCAAAAGTCACCGTCGGCGTTTCATTTCCGGCTCCATTAATTAGCGTTATAAAAACTCCGGACAGGTTTGTTTTGCCTATTGGCGGAGGGGATGTTACCTATACGTATGTTGCAACTAATCCTGGCACGGTTGCGCTTTCAAACGTAAGCGTTGCAGATAACACGTGCAATACTCTCTCTGTCCCTTCCGGCGATTTCAATGAAAACAGCTTGCTCGACACCGGGGAAAGCTGGGTCTACACCTGCACAATGCATGTTTCCGACAACAGCGTGAGCACGGTCACGGCCACAGCGGACGGCAGTGGAAACGGTTTGACTGCCATTGATTACGCCCTTACGACGGTTGTCGTCGCGTCTCCCAATTTGGTGAAATTTCCTCATTTTGCAAATAATGACGATAAGACAGCGCCTGTGCTGTTTGACGTAGCAATAAATCCAGCTTCCAACAATAATTCGGATGCCCCTCTGGTCATCCTCATTGCGTTTGTCTTACTCGCGACTCTCTTCGCGATTTGGGCGATAAGGAAAAAGGAAAAAAGATTGCTTCAGTTCATCTTTTTGGGCTCGGCGCTCTTTCTCCTTCTGTTTTTTTTTACTATAGGTAATCAGCCACCGGTTAGCGAACCGGCTCCGTCACTGCCTTCCACCGGTAGTACCCTTCCTACTATAGGACGTCTCAAGATTCCGAATCTCAATATTGATGCTCCAATTGTGCCGGTTGGCTTGACGACGGGAGGTTTGATGGATGTGCCATCGGGCTATGGTGAGGTTGGATGGTTCAATCTAGGCGCACGCATTGGGGGAGTTGGTAGCGCCGTTATTGACGGTCACACCGGTTTCCTTTTGGACGGGAAAGCGGAAGTTTTCAACAAATTGATTCAAATGGTGGAAGGGGACAAGCTCACTGTTGTAGATGAAAAAGGAAAAACACTTACTTTTGCGGTCAGAGAAATTCGCATCTATAAATCAGATGCTGATGCGAGCGATGTTTTTTCTTCTTCCGACGGTGGCATCCACCTCAACATCATCACCTGTCTTCTTGGTTCTTGGGACGAATCCATACAAGACTTCACAAAACGATTGGTGATATTTACCGACCTTGTGCCGAATTCAGTTGCCATAGTCCCACCGGCCATAAGCCCCGTGGGGATAGCTCCGCAAGGGGTAAGCCTAGGGTCGCCGTTCACGTTCACACGAAGCCTTACAATCGGGAGTACTGGAGACGATGTTGTGGCCCTCCAAAAATTTCTTATCGCCAATCATTTTCTCAACATTCCCACTCCGACCGGCTATTTTGGCCCCATTACAAGGTCTGCGGTTGTCTCTTGGCAAACGGCGAACGCTATTTTGCCCCCGACAGGATTTTTTGGGCCTATTTCGTTAGGCAGGTTGAACAGTATTCTCTCAAAGCAGTCGGGTGTGCAGTTTCCAATTACTGGAAATGAGGACGCGTCGCCAAATTAG
- a CDS encoding cupin domain-containing protein, whose translation MSHSGNIIKETLDNTAFRRVIFTGKNSQLVVMDIKPGEDIGEETHPHTEQTLFLFQGYGVSLLDGVRKPFESGDVVVVTPGTKHNFVNTGGESLKIYTMYSPPNHIDGRVQMTKRDAELDVADEEFGNKVE comes from the coding sequence ATGTCACACTCCGGAAATATAATAAAAGAAACGCTGGACAACACGGCTTTTAGAAGAGTCATTTTCACAGGAAAGAATAGCCAGCTTGTTGTGATGGACATAAAGCCCGGAGAAGATATCGGAGAGGAGACTCATCCTCACACCGAACAAACTCTTTTTCTTTTCCAAGGATATGGCGTGTCACTATTGGACGGAGTGAGGAAACCCTTCGAATCGGGAGATGTGGTAGTGGTAACTCCGGGAACAAAGCATAACTTCGTAAATACCGGAGGCGAATCTTTAAAAATCTACACGATGTACTCACCACCTAACCACATCGACGGGCGTGTTCAGATGACAAAGCGCGATGCAGAATTGGATGTGGCTGACGAAGAGTTTGGAAATAAGGTTGAATAA
- a CDS encoding ice-binding family protein, with translation MKKFKKVGVVLLALAFFSAGSAIPAFAATTPNLGATNSFGILSDTFSNLGGNSIFGDLGYTTGTAATVSGSTHVADTVYSNAGTAQGVALVNLNNQTPCDLTFSGPIDLASETTHVPTFGATTTEYTPGIYCFDNAVNIGGGSTITLNGAGTYIFRMDGALDSTANSIVLLTGGASACDVFWIPTSATTLGANSTFVGTVIDAAGITIGDTVGWTGRALAFGGTVTASNDTITVPVCASSPLLTLTKTVTNDDGGNASPTDWTLQATGTGGSPTNLSGTTPLVNGGVFNADTYTLSESGPSGYSASEFSCVNNGGSAVDGSTITLAGGDVAICTVNNNDIPPPRSGGSSGGGRSVSSPRINVEKFPTPSALPAGPGLVTYTYTVTNPGPLSLSTVTVVDDKCVSVSFVSGDADEDSLLDNDETWIYRCATTLNQTTTNIVTATGEANGRTVSDTAEVTVPVGALVVDLPTSGTPTLPNTGIAPDDTVPWNIIISVGLVAILLLLNTTRKKKSI, from the coding sequence ATGAAAAAATTTAAGAAAGTGGGTGTAGTCCTGTTAGCGCTCGCCTTTTTCTCGGCTGGGTCAGCCATTCCGGCTTTTGCGGCGACCACGCCAAATCTTGGGGCGACCAATTCGTTTGGTATTCTTTCTGATACTTTTAGCAACCTCGGCGGAAACAGTATTTTTGGAGATCTTGGTTATACAACAGGAACGGCGGCGACGGTTAGCGGTTCTACGCATGTGGCAGACACCGTCTACAGCAATGCAGGAACGGCCCAAGGAGTTGCTCTAGTCAATCTAAATAATCAAACCCCATGCGACTTAACTTTTTCTGGACCAATTGATCTTGCATCTGAAACTACGCACGTTCCCACATTCGGCGCAACTACTACCGAGTACACACCCGGAATTTATTGTTTTGACAACGCTGTCAACATCGGTGGAGGATCAACTATCACTCTAAACGGCGCAGGAACATACATCTTCAGGATGGACGGAGCACTTGATTCAACAGCAAACTCTATTGTTCTATTAACGGGTGGTGCTTCAGCTTGCGATGTCTTCTGGATTCCTACATCGGCCACGACGCTTGGGGCAAACTCAACATTTGTCGGAACTGTTATTGATGCCGCGGGTATTACCATAGGTGATACTGTGGGCTGGACAGGAAGGGCTCTGGCATTTGGAGGAACTGTCACTGCGTCTAATGACACGATTACAGTGCCTGTTTGCGCTTCAAGTCCGCTTCTTACTCTCACAAAGACTGTCACGAATGACGATGGTGGAAATGCATCTCCTACCGATTGGACTCTCCAAGCGACCGGCACCGGTGGCAGTCCGACAAATTTGAGCGGAACCACTCCTTTGGTTAACGGCGGAGTTTTCAATGCCGACACCTATACGCTTTCCGAATCAGGTCCTTCAGGATATAGTGCGTCAGAATTCAGCTGTGTCAATAATGGAGGTTCTGCGGTAGATGGCAGTACTATCACCCTTGCCGGAGGTGATGTAGCAATATGTACGGTAAATAACAATGACATCCCACCTCCACGAAGTGGTGGTTCAAGCGGAGGAGGAAGGTCTGTTTCCTCACCTCGTATCAATGTGGAAAAATTTCCGACTCCTTCGGCACTGCCTGCAGGACCCGGACTGGTTACATATACCTACACGGTTACCAATCCCGGCCCACTCTCGTTGAGTACTGTGACAGTCGTTGACGATAAATGCGTTTCGGTGAGCTTTGTTTCTGGTGACGCAGATGAGGACTCATTGCTTGATAACGACGAAACTTGGATTTATCGCTGTGCAACTACACTCAATCAAACTACCACGAACATTGTTACCGCCACTGGTGAAGCGAACGGCCGAACAGTTTCTGATACGGCAGAGGTGACTGTTCCTGTGGGTGCTCTAGTAGTGGACTTGCCAACTAGTGGCACACCTACCCTGCCAAATACTGGAATTGCTCCTGATGATACTGTCCCTTGGAATATCATTATCTCGGTTGGTCTCGTTGCGATTTTGCTCCTGCTCAACACTACTCGAAAGAAGAAATCAATTTAG
- a CDS encoding sigma factor-like helix-turn-helix DNA-binding protein, with translation MEKFERIKKEDAVSATEREAFVEMLQDAELGKKFTPSDPQLRDDIEQLIETLPDERSKEIIRRRFLQGETLEEIGEHFAVGPSRIQQIVAKSIRLLRHPKRMLYIPPVELESRDRDTYSERLHRILQQYPPQFEKNKKVREILHKLDSFTWGDKREKLGQLDSLTFNQICDDLNALISKENFAGKDVITLKTISEKLALEIAKVK, from the coding sequence ATGGAAAAATTTGAGCGTATAAAGAAAGAAGATGCCGTATCTGCTACAGAAAGAGAAGCTTTTGTTGAAATGCTACAGGACGCTGAATTAGGAAAAAAATTCACTCCCTCCGATCCGCAATTACGGGATGACATTGAACAACTTATCGAGACATTGCCGGACGAAAGATCAAAAGAAATAATCAGGCGAAGATTTCTTCAAGGAGAAACTTTAGAAGAAATTGGAGAGCATTTCGCAGTTGGACCTTCCCGCATACAACAAATAGTAGCAAAATCAATACGACTATTGAGACATCCTAAAAGAATGCTGTACATTCCTCCAGTTGAATTAGAAAGTCGGGATAGAGATACTTACTCTGAAAGATTGCACCGTATTCTTCAACAGTATCCTCCGCAATTTGAAAAAAACAAAAAAGTAAGGGAAATTTTGCACAAACTTGACTCTTTTACTTGGGGTGATAAACGAGAAAAATTAGGACAATTAGATTCGCTTACTTTCAATCAAATCTGCGACGATCTAAATGCTTTAATTTCAAAGGAAAACTTTGCGGGGAAAGATGTAATAACTTTAAAAACAATTTCAGAAAAATTAGCGCTAGAAATTGCGAAAGTGAAATAA